From Chryseobacterium joostei, the proteins below share one genomic window:
- a CDS encoding serine hydrolase domain-containing protein: MIKNLVFLLPFCFLLSCKTETSLPPIDKKAVIDSTITAFQKTLLEQQIDSVFKKYQFNGSIAVFKDSLPLYRKENGYSDFKRKIKIDSSTIFAIGSVSKQFTAVLVLLQMEQGKLNVTDKVSKYLKEFQIKEYENITIHQLLNHTSGLNMLGGKLMFKSGSDFYYSNDGFNALGKIVETVSGKSYDENAVELFKKAGMSHSSTDEVFKGTNFASAYLGNPNKAEEVPNMPKRLSGKEIGTPAGGILSTIQDLHTWNNALYSGKILKPETLKQFMAKSAERRHAIFGKMGYAYGIMLNIGKPNSYFHSGYVKGSPSLNIYYPETKTSVIILSNIADEEKGKGLVFKPHIEVKKITDNLENTLVQLRSKH; this comes from the coding sequence GTGATCAAAAATTTAGTATTCCTTTTACCTTTCTGTTTTTTACTTTCCTGTAAAACTGAAACTTCTCTCCCTCCTATAGATAAAAAAGCAGTTATTGATTCCACGATCACGGCTTTTCAAAAAACACTTTTAGAACAACAGATTGATTCTGTCTTTAAAAAATATCAATTCAATGGCAGCATTGCCGTTTTTAAAGATTCTTTACCACTATACAGAAAAGAAAACGGATATTCAGATTTTAAAAGAAAAATAAAAATTGACAGCAGTACTATTTTTGCCATCGGATCTGTAAGTAAACAGTTTACCGCTGTTTTGGTTCTGCTTCAGATGGAACAGGGAAAACTAAACGTTACGGACAAGGTTTCAAAATATCTAAAGGAATTCCAGATCAAGGAATATGAAAACATCACTATCCACCAGCTTCTGAACCATACTTCCGGATTGAATATGCTAGGTGGAAAACTGATGTTTAAAAGTGGTTCTGATTTCTACTACTCCAATGATGGATTTAACGCATTAGGGAAGATTGTAGAAACAGTGTCCGGAAAATCATATGATGAAAATGCTGTGGAGCTTTTTAAAAAGGCGGGAATGAGCCATTCCTCTACAGATGAAGTTTTTAAGGGAACTAATTTCGCTTCAGCTTATCTTGGAAACCCCAATAAGGCTGAAGAAGTTCCGAATATGCCGAAAAGATTAAGCGGAAAAGAAATCGGAACGCCTGCAGGAGGAATACTTTCTACCATTCAGGATCTTCATACCTGGAACAATGCCCTTTATAGCGGAAAAATCCTTAAGCCTGAAACTTTGAAACAGTTTATGGCAAAAAGTGCAGAAAGACGACATGCGATCTTTGGGAAAATGGGCTATGCCTACGGAATCATGTTGAACATCGGCAAGCCCAATTCTTATTTTCACAGTGGGTATGTAAAAGGGTCTCCGTCCTTAAATATCTACTATCCTGAAACGAAAACCTCTGTTATTATCCTGTCCAACATTGCAGATGAAGAAAAAGGCAAAGGCCTTGTCTTCAAACCCCACATTGAGGTAAAAAAGATTACGGATAATCTTGAAAACACATTAGTGCAGCTCAGATCAAAACATTAG
- a CDS encoding pyridoxal phosphate-dependent decarboxylase family protein, whose translation MKEHLKNDAAQMDHILDIIKKQGTEYLNSIEDRPTTINEAFEPAHTELSQTGYGTEETLKIFNERFEPIMVGSSGPRYWGFVTGGSTPASIAGDWLATIYDQNPQSVKEQGDISANIEMETIQLLLKLLQLPNNFLGGFVTGATMSNFTCMAVARQWLGKQQGRDIAKDGLSEPVKVLTATAHSSSIKSLSLLGSGSSNIIRIKTEDDREAISISDLEDQILRLNGEPFLLISSGGTVNTVDFDNFVEIKRLKEKYNFWWHIDAAFGGFAACSEGYRHLLEGWEYADSITVDCHKWLNVPYESAVFLIKDQYKILQVETFQNSNAPYLGDPLDSFGYLNFLPENSRRLKALPAWFSIMAYGKEGYRDIVENNVSLAKQFGQFVESSNDFKLLAPVRLNTVCFTLKDDNKQDEVIRFMELLNNTGKVFMTPTFYNQHTGIRAAFVNWQTNESDIRLVFDLMNDIITTLK comes from the coding sequence ATGAAAGAACATTTGAAAAATGATGCTGCCCAAATGGATCACATTCTGGACATCATCAAAAAGCAGGGAACGGAATACCTAAATTCTATTGAAGACAGGCCTACAACTATAAATGAAGCTTTTGAGCCAGCTCATACAGAACTATCACAAACGGGATATGGGACTGAAGAAACCCTAAAAATATTTAATGAAAGATTCGAACCCATTATGGTGGGATCATCAGGACCCAGATATTGGGGATTTGTAACCGGCGGTTCTACTCCTGCTTCCATTGCAGGTGATTGGCTGGCAACTATTTATGATCAAAATCCTCAATCTGTAAAAGAACAAGGGGATATTTCTGCCAATATAGAAATGGAAACAATACAACTGTTGTTGAAGCTTCTTCAGCTTCCAAATAACTTTTTGGGTGGCTTTGTAACAGGGGCTACTATGTCTAATTTTACATGCATGGCGGTGGCCCGTCAATGGTTGGGGAAACAACAAGGGAGAGATATTGCTAAAGATGGTCTTTCCGAACCTGTGAAGGTTTTGACGGCTACGGCCCATTCGTCTTCGATAAAATCTCTTTCATTGTTAGGAAGCGGAAGCAGCAATATAATCAGGATAAAAACAGAAGATGATCGGGAAGCAATTTCCATTTCAGATTTAGAAGATCAGATCCTTCGACTTAATGGTGAACCGTTTCTCCTGATTTCAAGCGGAGGAACTGTAAATACTGTTGATTTTGATAATTTTGTGGAAATAAAAAGATTAAAGGAGAAATATAACTTCTGGTGGCATATTGATGCCGCTTTTGGTGGTTTCGCTGCGTGTTCAGAAGGCTATAGGCATCTTTTGGAGGGCTGGGAATATGCCGATAGTATTACCGTTGATTGTCACAAATGGCTGAATGTACCTTATGAAAGTGCTGTTTTCCTGATTAAGGATCAGTACAAAATTTTACAGGTAGAGACTTTTCAAAATTCTAATGCGCCTTATCTTGGAGATCCGTTGGATAGTTTCGGTTATTTAAACTTTCTTCCTGAGAATTCAAGGAGATTAAAGGCCTTACCGGCGTGGTTTTCTATCATGGCTTATGGAAAGGAGGGGTATCGGGATATCGTAGAAAATAATGTATCGTTGGCAAAGCAGTTTGGACAATTTGTTGAGAGCAGTAATGATTTTAAATTACTAGCTCCGGTACGGCTTAATACTGTTTGTTTTACTTTAAAAGATGATAATAAGCAGGATGAGGTTATCCGTTTTATGGAATTGCTTAACAATACAGGAAAAGTTTTCATGACTCCTACCTTTTATAATCAACATACAGGAATTCGGGCCGCTTTTGTAAACTGGCAAACCAATGAAAGTGATATCCGCCTGGTATTTGATCTAATGAATGATATAATTACCACCTTAAAATAA
- a CDS encoding 2'-5' RNA ligase family protein, translating to MKKMYFIAIYPPQEIIEEVKTFKKDLAVSYGNTKALKNDAHITLFPPFSRELELESDIHIAFQKIDTSLSPFEMDLNGFGSFPNPKNPVIFVHPEDNVHLTELYQRVKQQFNFTNYSFTPHMTVGYRDLTWENYLKAWEKYKEKEYKTKFIVDKILLLRYDGKWIPIAEKYLTD from the coding sequence ATGAAAAAAATGTACTTCATTGCCATTTATCCGCCCCAGGAAATTATTGAAGAAGTAAAGACATTTAAAAAAGATCTTGCTGTTTCCTATGGCAATACCAAGGCATTGAAGAATGATGCCCATATCACTCTTTTCCCTCCTTTTTCCAGAGAATTGGAATTGGAAAGCGATATTCACATTGCTTTTCAAAAAATAGATACAAGTTTATCACCATTTGAAATGGACTTAAATGGATTTGGCAGTTTCCCCAATCCTAAAAACCCTGTAATTTTTGTACATCCTGAAGATAATGTTCATTTAACCGAGCTTTACCAGAGAGTAAAACAGCAGTTTAATTTTACAAATTATTCATTTACTCCTCATATGACAGTAGGATATAGAGATCTAACATGGGAGAACTATCTGAAAGCATGGGAAAAGTATAAAGAAAAAGAATATAAAACTAAATTTATAGTTGATAAAATTCTGCTGCTTCGTTATGATGGTAAATGGATTCCCATTGCGGAAAAATACTTAACAGATTAA